A genomic stretch from Lathyrus oleraceus cultivar Zhongwan6 chromosome 2, CAAS_Psat_ZW6_1.0, whole genome shotgun sequence includes:
- the LOC127122580 gene encoding uncharacterized protein LOC127122580, whose product MSRLVLSCVESNVTTPKRPRRKYKNSRPKVRVGLPKKNPKVLKPAFTIPPKLLQSLVEDPKWDEKGSVTQNYNSFGVVNDPNSLTDNLQAPSVSDDPNDSGSDLEEDDLKSALGKRRRDGKSALPQPLTSIQRLYISRLVEKYGADFQRMMMDIKLNPMQHSVATLEKLCMSYYIYKNKNPLIVGR is encoded by the exons ATGTCAAGACTTGTACTTTCTTGTGTAGAATCAAAtgtcactacgccaaaaag ACCACGAAGAAAATACAAGAATTCTCGACCTAAGGTTCGTGTGGGTCTTCCAAAGAAGAACCCTAAAGTTTTGAAACCCGCTTTCACCATTCCTCCCAAACTGTTACAATCCCTTGTAGAAGACCCTAAATGGGATGAAAAAGGAAGCGTCACACAAAACTACAACTCCTTCGGTGTCGTCAATGACCCTAACTCCCTCACCGATAATCTTCAAGCTCCTTCTGTTTCCGATGACCCCAACGATTCCGGCAGTGATCTCGAAGAAGACG ATTTGAAATCGGCACTGGGAAAGAGGAGAAGAGATGGTAAAAGTGCACTTCCTCAACCTTTGACTTCAATTCAGCGTCTTTATATTAGTCGTCTAGTTGAAAAATATGGAGCTGATTTTCAg AGAATGATGATGGATATAAAGCTAAATCCTATGCAGCATTCAGTTGCGACTTTAGAGAAATTGTGCATGAGCTATTACATATACAAGAACAAGAATCCGCTTATTGTTGGAAGGTGA
- the LOC127122581 gene encoding DNA replication licensing factor MCM7-like: MQVAVYTCEDCGFEIYQEVTARIFMPLFECPSRRCVMNKSKGNVILQLRASKFLRFQEAKIQELAEHVPKGHIPRTMIVHLRGELTRKVCYSLPMELN; encoded by the exons ATGCAGGTTGCTGTGTACACCTGTGAGGATTGTGGCTTTGAAATCTACCAG GAAGTAACAGCTAGAATATTCATGCCCTTGTTTGAGTGTCCATCAAGGCGTTGTGTCATGAACAAGAGCAAGGGTAATGTCATCCTTCAACTGAGAGCATCAAAGTTTTTGAGATTTCAAGAG GCAAAAATCCAAGAGTTAGCTGAACATGTTCCAAAGGGTCATATTCCTCGAACAATGATTGTTCATCTTAGGGGAGAACTCACTAGAAAGGTTTGCTATTCCCTTCCAATGGAACTGAACTAA